In Castor canadensis chromosome 11, mCasCan1.hap1v2, whole genome shotgun sequence, a single genomic region encodes these proteins:
- the LOC109678559 gene encoding olfactory receptor 14K1-like: MTNHTEEMKFFLMQFCDSKQLQSLLGFLFLLIYLESLAANFLIIILVTMDHFLHTPMYFFLKNLSFLDAGLISVTVPNLILNSLSHRSVISFPGCVCQVLLVIHFVGSELYILTAMSYDRYVAICQPLRYDAIMNREVCMQMVAVSWVLGSLFGISYSAGTFSLSFCGSRKLPQFFCDVPSLLKISCSKMHVNIDVSVATGIIYGLLCLMSIGLSYVWIFSAVLRMPSLQGRSKAFSTCIPHLIVVTAFLLTGAVAYLKPVPDSPHIVDFLVSIFYSVIPPSLNPIIYSLRNKEIKASLRKFLWKLHCCKCYEENKRTSI; this comes from the coding sequence ATGACCAACCACACAGAGGAGATGAAATTCTTTCTCATGCAATTCTGTGACAGCAAGCAACTCCAGAGTTTACTTGGCTTTCTGTTTCTGCTGATTTACTTGGAGTCTCTTGCAGCAAATTTTCTCATTATCATCCTTGTCACCATGGACCACTTTcttcacacccccatgtacttcttcctgaaGAACTTATCTTTTCTGGATGCAGGCCTCATTTCAGTCACAGTCCCAAACCTCATTCTCAACTCTTTGTCCCACAGAAGTGTCATCTCTTTCCCAGGATGTGTGTGTCAGGTCTTGTTGGTGATTCACTTTGTTGGATCTGAACTTTACATTCTCACAGCCATGTcctatgatcgctatgtggccatctgtcaaccTCTACGCTATGATGCCATCATGAACAGGGAGGTCTGCATGCAGATGGTAGCTGTCTCTTGGGTCCTTGGGAGTCTCTTTGGAATCTCATATTCAGCTGGAACTTTCTCTTTGTCCTTCTGTGGTTCCAGAAAACTCCCACAGTTTTTCTGTGATGTCCCCTCTCTACTGAAGATTTCTTGCTCAAAGATGCATGTCAACATTGATGTTAGTGTGGCCACTGGAATCATATATGGACTTTTATGCTTGATGTCCATTGGGTTGTCATATGTTTGGATTTTCAGTGCAGTGCTGAGAATGCCATCATTACAAGGGAGGTCAAAAGCTTTCTCGACCTGCATACCCCATTTAATAGTTGTGACTGCATTTTTACTGACAGGTGCCGTTGCCTATTTAAAACCAGTTCCTGATTCCCCACACATTGTGGACTTTCTGGTGTCTATTTTCTATTCTGTGATACCTCCATCTTTGAATCCTATAATATACAGCCTAAGGAACAAGGAAATCAAAGCTTCTTTACGTAAGTTTCTATGGAAACTACATTGTTGTAAGTGTTATGAGGAAAACAAGAGAACTAGTATCTAG